Part of the Pseudomonas sp. Leaf58 genome is shown below.
CACGGTGATCGAGGAAGTCGGCGCGCATTACGCCGCCTGCCTACGCGAAGGCGTTCGCCTACACGCCCCGGCCGCGCTGTTGCGCAACATGGAGCGCGCGCGCCTGGCGCTGAACCTGGATGAACTGTACGAGCGCGGCGATGCCCGCACCCACCTGCTGCAAGCCTTGAGCGGCCTGCGCCTGGCACTGCTGCCAGGCGTCGAAGTGATGCTCGAACCTGCCGAACAACCGCAACTGCCACCCGGCCTCGACGGAGCGCCCCTGTGATTGGTGAACTGGATATCAGCGGGGTGTTTCTGCCCACGCTGCTGGTGATGATGTTTGGCACCTACCTGCTGTTCCTGGGGGTGCATGCAGTGCTGGTGCGCCTGCATTTCTACCGCCTGGTCTGGCACCGGGCGCTGTTCAATGTTGCCCTGTATGCCGTGCTGCTTGGCGCGGTGGACCACTTTTGCCGAAACCTGATGCTGCCATGAAAAAACCTTTACTGACCCTGGGCCGCGTGGTCCTGACCTTGCTGGTAGTGACCTTCGCCGCCGTGCTCGTGTGGCAGATGGTGGTCTACTACAT
Proteins encoded:
- a CDS encoding DUF1656 domain-containing protein, translated to MIGELDISGVFLPTLLVMMFGTYLLFLGVHAVLVRLHFYRLVWHRALFNVALYAVLLGAVDHFCRNLMLP